In Heyndrickxia vini, the sequence ATCAGGATCAACTGATGAATCTGCACCTGTAAAAGTGGTGTATGATAAAACGAAGCCGAATTTGACAATCGATAGTCCGAAGAATGATTCTAAAACAAATAAGGAAACAGTAACGGTTGAAGGTAAGGTCAGCGATGCCAACCTTGATTGGGTTAAAATCAATGGTCAAAAAGCAACTGTAACTGATGGTAAATATTCTAAACGTGTGATGCTTGAAAATGGTGAAAACGTCATTAAAGTCGTTGCTCAAGACAAAGCAGGCAATAAGGTTACGAAGAAGGTAACTGTTCATGCACAGTACGATGCACCTGCAATCGAAAATCTATTGCCAAATGCCGATAAAAACTTAAAGAAGGGTGATTCAATCAAAATTGAATTTGATAGTGCACCTGGATTAAAAGCAACATTCGCAATTCACATGCCGTTAACAAACGTAACCAGTGACAATGCAACCGAATTGCCAATGATGGAAACATCATCTGGTCATTATGTTGGCTACTGGACTGTACCAAATGGTACAAAAGCAGATGGAGCGGTCGTTGAAGTAAAAGTGAAAGATGATTATGGTAATGTAGCAACAAAATTAGCGAGCGGTAAGCTTTATATTAAGTAATCTACTCCGAGTCCCCCCTGACTCGAAAATAGATGTTGCCTAGCAAGGAAACCCCCCTTGCTAGGTTTTTTGTGTTATTGTGAAAATTGACTTTTCTTTATATTGTTATCTATCTGTTGATGTGGTAATATTAAGATAACTTTTTAGAACGGAGGGGTAGCCTTGAAGTACGTAAGAATCCGATTTAAGGCGTTGTGCCGCTAATTAAATAGCGCAAGACTCTGCTAATCCTGTGCAGAGTAATCGGATTGGTCTGCCTACTTTTAGGAACCCTATTTTATTGAAACATTCATAGTATAAAGAGGGAGGAACGATTCTGCCCTCTTTTTTATTGTCTTTTTTAGGAACTGCTAATAGGGGTGCTCTCTTATTTTTGGGGAATTATATACATTATCCGATACTCATGTATGTACAGCGAGCAGATTTGTATGTTTATTTTATGGAAATGAAGGGGGCAATATTATGGAACTGAGGGAAAAAGCAATATTAGTAGGGGTCAATTTAAATCATCAAGACAACTTTGACTATTCAATGGAAGAGCTTCGAAATTTAACGGAAGCATGTGATATCGAAGTCGTTGGGGAAATTACGCAAAATCTTCAAAGAATTAATAAATCACATTATGTAGGGACGGGAAAAATTGATGAAATTCGGGCGCTTGGAGAAATGGTAGAGGCGAATGTCATTATTTTTAATGATGAATTATCTCCATCTCAAATCCGAAATTTAGAAGCGGATATCGACTGTAAGGTCATTGATCGAACGATTTTAATACTAGATATTTTTGCGGAACGAGCGCGAACAAAAGAGGCACAGCTTCAAGTAGAAGTTGCCCAGCTGCAATATATGCTTCCTCGCTTAGTCGGTCTTCGCGCATCTCTAGGGCGTCAAGGTGGCGGATCAGGATTGAAAAACAGAGGTGCCGGAGAAACAAAGCTAGAGCTTGATCGCCGGAAAATTGAGGCGAAAATCGTTGCGTTAAATAAAGAATTGGAACATCTAGTTGCTCATCGGAAAACCCAACGTAAACAACGGAAGAAAAATGATGTGCCGGTTGTTTCCCTTGTTGGTTATACAAACTCAGGCAAGTCTACAATCATGAATGCAATGGTGGAGAAATTTAACCCGTTAGAAAATAAACAGGTTTTTGAAAAGGATATGCTTTTTGCAACTTTGGAGACTTCCGTTCGAAGCATTTCCTTAGCTGACCAAAAATCATTTTTACTAACAGATACCGTCGGATTTGTCAGTAAGCTTCCCCACCATCTTGTTAAAGCATTTCGTTCGACCTTGGAGGAAGTAGCAGAAAGTGACTTATTGATTCATGTTGTTGATTATTCCAATCCGAATTATGAACGGCTTATGGACATTACAAATGAAACGTTAAAGGATATTGGAATTGAAAATATTCCAACCATCTATGCGTACAATAAATCAGATTTAATGGATGTTCACATACCGATGACTCGAGGGGAAGATGTATTTTTATCCGCCAAACAACGAATTGGAATCGATGAACTAATTGAGATGATTAGGAAGGAAATTTTCACGGATTATATTCAGTGTGAAATGTTAGTTCCGTATGATCAAGGAAGGATTATTTCTTATTTTAAAGATCATGCAAATGTGATGACTATGAGTTATGAGGAAAATGGTACGAAACTTGTGCTGGAATGTAAAGCGAGTGATTTTGATAGATATAAGGAATTTGTGATTTAAAGTACCTTTCGTAAACATTGCTGCTTTTTTACGAAAAGATGCCTAGATGTCAGACGATATTACTAAAACAAT encodes:
- the hflX gene encoding GTPase HflX, which encodes MELREKAILVGVNLNHQDNFDYSMEELRNLTEACDIEVVGEITQNLQRINKSHYVGTGKIDEIRALGEMVEANVIIFNDELSPSQIRNLEADIDCKVIDRTILILDIFAERARTKEAQLQVEVAQLQYMLPRLVGLRASLGRQGGGSGLKNRGAGETKLELDRRKIEAKIVALNKELEHLVAHRKTQRKQRKKNDVPVVSLVGYTNSGKSTIMNAMVEKFNPLENKQVFEKDMLFATLETSVRSISLADQKSFLLTDTVGFVSKLPHHLVKAFRSTLEEVAESDLLIHVVDYSNPNYERLMDITNETLKDIGIENIPTIYAYNKSDLMDVHIPMTRGEDVFLSAKQRIGIDELIEMIRKEIFTDYIQCEMLVPYDQGRIISYFKDHANVMTMSYEENGTKLVLECKASDFDRYKEFVI